The sequence below is a genomic window from candidate division WOR-3 bacterium.
CTAACTTTCCTTTCCATTCAAATCTCATCAAAAACATCCTTCTTTTTTAAACACCCTCAATTTTATATTTAGGAAATAATTTATTCAATGTGGACTGACAGAAGGCAGGTTCTGAGGATGGATAAAGAGGATAAATAGGAATTCCTTTATTACTAAAATTTCGGTTTCTTGAAGATTAAAATGCAAGGTTCATTCTCAGCAGTTGTTACATATAAATTCTCATTATCAACCGCAATGGAAGTTGCAAGAACTGGCAACTCAAAGGATAGCACATATGAAAGGTCCTCTTTCCTGAAAACATCCACAAACTTCCCCTCTCCAAGATTAATTTCCTTTCCTTTTCCTGTCCTGAAAGCAATTACTTTCTCCATTGTTATCTCTTCACCAGAAAATAAAGCATATAAATATTTTCCGTCAGATGTGAGGGAAAGATAGGACTGAATGCATCTTTCTGGGTCTCCCGAGATAATTCCTCCTCTTTCTTTAACCTCAGCCTCTGGGACTTCAATATTTCTTGGTTCAAACTCATATTCAAACACATCTCCTATTGGAGATGATTTAAAAATAAGAGATGAATAATAGTGGGCGAAGAAAAAATTCCCTTCTTTGTCAAAATAAATAGCTCCTTGCTTTAAGAGAGGATTCTTACCCAACTTTATCATATTTTGGTTCTTTGTTAGAACTTTCTTGAACGGATAATATTTTAAAACCGATAATACCTTACCATTTTCATCTATTTTGATTTTCTCTGCAAGACACTCCATTGAAAAGAGATTAACTGATACACCCTCATTATCACTTATCATGTATAGAACGCCCATTTCAGCTTCTGGCTTTATCTCTTTTAAAAATTTTAAATCGTTTGAAAAGACAACAAGCTTCCTTTGCAACGGAAGAAAAATTAAAATCTTAGAACCTGTAGAGTTAATAACTGAAGGTGAACCCATAAGAACCTCTCCAGGACCCTGACCCCATGAGCCGAAACCTTTCAACTGGAGTGTCTTTTTATCAAGAGCATAAAAGGGATACTTTCCTTTTGAATCATAAACATAAAAATAACTGTCATCAATAGCGGAAATATTGTATCCCATTGCAGGAAGTCCGGGATAATTCAGAACGCCTTCACCTACTTTTTTGACCGAACAAAGTTCTATTTTTTTAACACTAACCTCTGAAGAAGCAACAACCAAGCTTCCTGATAAAAGAAAGATTAAACTCGCAATAATAAATTTGTTTTTCATCTCATATCTCCTCAATGATTGTGTATTTTTATATAAAATAAAACGCATAAAATTGTCCTGAGTTCCTTTTTTAATCAAAAATAGACTTTTCGCTTTCCCTCCATCATGGCATCATTCTATCTTTTCTACATTTAATCTTTCCTGTTCCTTATACTCAGACAAATCCGACGACAAATCTTTTATAAATTTGCTTTCCAAAAATATTTTCTTTCCGGCTTTTATTGACTCTTCCTGGCTACTCCAGAGAAGTGCATAAGTCCCTTACTTATATCTAAAACATTTCACTTATTACACTTAAGACTAAAACTGGTTTAAATTTATTTCTTTCTATGACTGGTATATTTTGCACCACCAATACTGTAACTCACATAGCCACCAGAGTTCTGGATTATTCATATTGCAAATTAAATACTCTAGTTCACAAGGAATGGGCAGATCCATAGACTGTAAGGAAACGACTTGCACTGTTGTGATACACAGAATAATCAAAATCAAAGGAAGTAATCTTTTTGTCATATATCCCTCCTTTTTATTGCTTTTTCAATAATCTCTTTTGCATTAAGGGGTATTGGTATTTTCTTTTTATTTATTTTTGAAGATTCTTTCTCATATGCCCAATTAATTTCTAAATAAAGAAACCTGCCTTTTATTGTAAATTCCAGCTGTTTTATCATTTCCCAGAGTATTACTTTTCTCCCAATTGATATCCCCTTTGATCCTACAACTACTTGCCAATCTGGAGCAAAACTCAACACAACTAAAAAGAAAACAACTAAAGTGTAGTTTTTAAGATTTTGTGGGTTCTTGAAAATTAGAAAAAGGGTTAAGGCAATATAAAATATGATAATTATCCAATTTAACCAGCTAAAAGGAAGATTCAAATGAAACTTTGAACACCATCTGTAATGAACCTTCCCGATAAGATTTTCTCTATTTTTCAATTCTTTATAATTTGAGACAAATGACCAAATTCCAAAAATTGTCATTAGAAAAAACAGCAAAAATAATGCTGGTTCCTCCATTTATCTTTCTCCTTCAATTAGTTCCTTAATCTGCGTTTTTGATAAAGGAAATTTAAATTTTTTTATAATATCTGAAGAAACATCTATCACTATTACTGTATTCTCTAAATTCAACCCTTTAAAAATATTTGTTTTATCAAGAATCAAAGGAAAGTTGATATTGTTAGCCTTGACAAAACCTCTTAACTGTTTTTCTATGATTTTTACTTTATTCTCATCTTCTAAATTATCAGAAAGAACAATCCCAGTCACTATACCTTCCTCATTTTTTTGTTTTTCTAATTTATTGAAAAGAGCAATAAAGGAATCAAGGCAGAAAGAACAAGAGATTGTAGAATAGTCAACAAAAATAAGGATTAGTTTTAAGTTTTTAGTCGTTTTATTTATCGTCTGGTTGCCTTGCCCAAAAGAAAAAAACAAAACTAAAATAGTTATACATACCCACGAAAATTTTATTAACCTCACCTTCATATAAGCTTTGGATACTCTATACGATATTTTTTGAGAACTGTTCCCATACCAGCCCGAGAGTATAGATTGTTCTCTTTGTCAATATGTATACAGTGAGTCGATTCTGGCAAAGTGACGGTGTGAAGTAAATTACCATTTTTGTCCAAGATGTAAATATCTCTACTCTTGTTTTTTGACCACGAGCCTCCAAGTATGTAAATGTTTCCAAAATTATCAAATTCAATATCTTTATAGACTACTTCCATAGGCAATTGAAAATGACCAGCTCTTGGCTTTTTCATTTTAACCTCTTTTCTCTCAAGAAGAGATTTGGTCCAAATCTTTTTCCCTTTGCTATCAAACTTTTCTATTTTATCCTGAAAGGTATAAACAATATAAAAGTTATTTTGGTTATCGATTTCAAATTCCACCATACTTAGCGTGGACTGACTCATATCATCAAATTTTGAATACTCTACTTTATTCTTTAGAGTCCCTTTTTCATCATAGAAATATATACATTTAGAATTTTCATTGGGGTCAAAAGTAGAAATAGCTATCAAGCTCTTTGAGAGTACTTTAAAATCTATCACTGGAACCCTCAAGGGTATACTTCCTCTATAGTTAAGTTCTTCATCAAAGATCTGTATTCCAGGCTTATTTTGATCAGTCACATAAAGAAACCCATTGAAATATTTAATCAATCTTGGAGCGAGGAATTCTCCTGGACCTTCTCCTCTTCTGCCTACCTTCTTTAATAGGGTTCCGTCTTTGTTAAATTTTTTTATGGAATAATCCATTGAATCTGTGACATATATATTCAAGCTCAAATCTGTAGTCACACCAGCCCATTGATAGAGAATATCTTCATCTTCACTTCCAATAGAAAGAACTTCTTTTAAAATGACTTTTTTTGGCTTATCTTGCCCATATGTGATTGAAGCGAACAAAGAATAGAAAAATGTAAACAATAAAAATATGCATTTACTCATAATATTTTATACACCAAATATATCCAATATTGCAATACATCCAACCCCAAAAAGTGTCGCCATATCTTTCAACACAATCCCAATATCCCTCTTCACAGGTCTTAGCATTTGCTACCTGCAAAAATGGGATTCCTAAAACCCCCATAAAAAAAGTTAGAATTAAAAAGAGAAATAATAATTTTTTTAACATGTCAACCTCCCAGTAAAAATATGGTATTTTAATTTTTTCCTGCAAACTCCTTTTACTCCATAAATTCAAGGCACCAAACATAACCTATCATACAGAATACTTCCCAAGCAAATGGTACTGCAGGATGAATAAACCCCGATAATAAAGCTTCAAATATACATCGCCAATAAGCAGTTTCGCAACTCGCATTCAATGAAGATGGGAAACTAAATAGCATTAAAATAATACAAAGTAATACAAAAGCTGTTACTTTAACTAAGCCTTTTTTAAAAATGGTTTTTCGTTCAATCATGAATTCCTCCTAAAATTTGTTCTGCCAGTTGTCTGGCATCATTAAAATTTATATCAAAGAGCATGCCAGAAATGAGATTGGCTTTTGGAGAGGGATTGGGGATTTCAAGGGATTAGGTAAATCGGCTTACAGGCCGATTGAGTTTTTGAAAATCGCTTGAAAAACATTGCCAATCCTGAATGTATTTCAATCGGACTGTAATCCGATTAATCGGACTATGAGCCGATTTTATTTCTTCTGTTGTTCAGCTCCTTTATTGTTATGCCCTGTTTCCTCAAAAAATCATGAAACTTCTTATAATCCTTCTCCTCTATCTTAAATATTGGAAGTACTCCTTTTAGAGAACCATTGCACTCTTTTAGTCCAAAGGAGATTATCTCCTCAAGCTGATACTTGTTTATCTCATGACTTAAATACGCTTTCCTAATATCCCAGAAACTCATTCTCCCTTCCTTCATCTCTTTAAAAATCCTCTTTGAATGCCATTCCAGTTTCTCTTCTACTCCCATCTCTTTCTTGCCTTTTCTATTTTCTTTTTGAGTAATAATGACTTGTAAGGATTTCTTTTAATCTAGCTTCTCTAAGAAGTTCAAGTGCTTCAAAATAGAAACTTTCCTGTAATTTCTTGTCTGAAAAACTTGGTGACATATAAAGAATTTTACCACTTCTATCCATTATTATCTTAAATGGCGTAATTGAAATATTAAATCTGTTTTTTATTTTCCCGTTTCTATCGTGGCCAACAGGGAAAGCTATTTCTACTTTTTCCTTGAGTGCTCTAATATCTTCTTCTTGTGGAATTAGACCTAATATAAATATCTCCTCCCTCTTTAAATCCTTGAAAAGCTTATTCCAGTAATATATTTCTTCTATGCAATTTCTACATTCGTTATTCGAGAAATAAATAATAAAGGTTAAAACACTCTCTCTTGATGGAATTGAAACTCTTTCTTTCAAACCTTTTATGAATATTTTTTCAAAAACTGAGTTTCTATTGCAATCCTTCACTTTTGAAACTAAAAAAACATTTATTATTACCAGCAAAATTGATAATGCTATCCACCAACCTTTTTTCAAGGTAATACCTTTGTAACTTTGTATTTAGAAAACCTATATTTGGGTTCTTTTTCATCATCAAGAGTTTCTAAGATGTAAATTTTATCCTCATGATTACTGTCAATCATAAAAAAATGCTGGTAGGAAGATTTCCCGATTCCTTCAATTTTCTTTCCATTCTCTAATAAGTTTCCATCGCAGTCATAACATCGCAAAAAATACTCCCACTTATTTAGCTTATTATTGAAGTTAGTAATTATCACTCCTACAAGATCTTTTAGAGCAAATATCCCCGAGACCCAGCTGAAAGAACGACGCCATCTCTCATCCGCTTCCATCATCTCCGATTGGCTATTTCCTTTGTATATTAAGTCAAAATCTTTAGTTTTTTTACATTGGTAAAAATAAGAAGGGTTTTCTCCAAATTTTCTTACAAGTTCTCCAGATTTATTAAATTTGAAGACCTTAACCTCCCTTTCCTTTACAAAATAAATCTCTTCATTATTAGAAATATCCAGAAACGACAAGGAATCAGTAACCCTGTTCCACATATCATCTCTTGGGTATTGGAAAGGAATTAGTGCCTTTATCACTTTTCCTGAAAAATCAATAATAATACCAATAAACTCTTTACCATTTTTTTCTACAAAATAACCATTTGAAATAATCCTGTCTTTACTTATTACAAAGGTATCATTTGGACTGAGAAGATAAAAGATCCTTTTGATCTCTCTGAATGTTCTATCAAATATTATATATTTCAATGCATGAACATCTTGAACACATATCCATTTGTCATTAACATCAATTCTAAATGGATACATAAATTCCCCTGGTCCTCCTCCCTTGCTTCCGAAAGTTTTAAGAAGTTTTCCATCCTTGTTGTAAATTTTAATATTAGAAGAATCTCCATCAACAACATAAATATTCTCTTTTTCGTCTACTGCTATATCTCGTGCATTAGTAATAAACTCACTTTTTTGCTCTAAGTAAAACTGAGAAAGAAGCTCTATTCTTATCTTTCCGTTCAAAAAAGAAGCTCCAAAAAGAAATAGCCATAAAAAACATTTCCTTTTCATTTATTCCTCTCAATTTTTTAGATTTTAATTTTATCATATATTCCCTACCCTTTCCCACCCTTTATTGATTTTTGGTTTTAATCAGGATAAACGACAGAACAATTTAGAGGATAGACCAACCAACATGTCTCAATAGGCCAACTTGGGTGACGAATTCCAAATACGGCTTTAGCTTCTACCCTTTGAGGAAGGAAAAAATAAATTAACCCCCATAAAGCAATAACCAAAAGGGCACTAAAAAGTGTTTTTTCAATTATTCTTCTCATTTTAATTTCCTCCTTTCAGAAATTTAATAGTGAATTCCAATACCCATTTGCCAATACTTTGAAGATTGTTCCCACCTATTTGCTATCACCTCCTTTCGCTTTAGAGTTAAAACCTTCATATAAAAATTCCTATCAAGAATTATGCCAGAAATGAGATTGGCTTTTGGAGAGGGTTTGGAGATTTTATTATTTTGGGAATTCTGACTCTGGTCAGAACGAATTTTTCAAAAAACTTATTAACCTTATCTAAACCATTGGTTTTATTAGAAAATCTTAACATTTATTTTTTCTGACTGTAGTCAGAACGATTCTGACTCTGGTCAGAATTTTTGAGATTCTGCAATGTTATACCTTGTGCATGAAGAAAATTCAGAAACTTCTTATAATCCTTCTCCTCTATCTTAAATATTGGAAGTACTCCTTTTAGAGAACCATTGCACTCTTTTAGTCCAAAGGAGATTATCTCCTCAA
It includes:
- a CDS encoding 6-bladed beta-propeller; translation: MSKCIFLLFTFFYSLFASITYGQDKPKKVILKEVLSIGSEDEDILYQWAGVTTDLSLNIYVTDSMDYSIKKFNKDGTLLKKVGRRGEGPGEFLAPRLIKYFNGFLYVTDQNKPGIQIFDEELNYRGSIPLRVPVIDFKVLSKSLIAISTFDPNENSKCIYFYDEKGTLKNKVEYSKFDDMSQSTLSMVEFEIDNQNNFYIVYTFQDKIEKFDSKGKKIWTKSLLERKEVKMKKPRAGHFQLPMEVVYKDIEFDNFGNIYILGGSWSKNKSRDIYILDKNGNLLHTVTLPESTHCIHIDKENNLYSRAGMGTVLKKYRIEYPKLI
- a CDS encoding redoxin domain-containing protein produces the protein MLVIINVFLVSKVKDCNRNSVFEKIFIKGLKERVSIPSRESVLTFIIYFSNNECRNCIEEIYYWNKLFKDLKREEIFILGLIPQEEDIRALKEKVEIAFPVGHDRNGKIKNRFNISITPFKIIMDRSGKILYMSPSFSDKKLQESFYFEALELLREARLKEILTSHYYSKRK
- a CDS encoding 6-bladed beta-propeller yields the protein MKRKCFLWLFLFGASFLNGKIRIELLSQFYLEQKSEFITNARDIAVDEKENIYVVDGDSSNIKIYNKDGKLLKTFGSKGGGPGEFMYPFRIDVNDKWICVQDVHALKYIIFDRTFREIKRIFYLLSPNDTFVISKDRIISNGYFVEKNGKEFIGIIIDFSGKVIKALIPFQYPRDDMWNRVTDSLSFLDISNNEEIYFVKEREVKVFKFNKSGELVRKFGENPSYFYQCKKTKDFDLIYKGNSQSEMMEADERWRRSFSWVSGIFALKDLVGVIITNFNNKLNKWEYFLRCYDCDGNLLENGKKIEGIGKSSYQHFFMIDSNHEDKIYILETLDDEKEPKYRFSKYKVTKVLP